The proteins below are encoded in one region of Sulfitobacter sp. SK012:
- a CDS encoding ABC transporter permease, whose protein sequence is MSCLQTIQDYGLRSVGYGERLLPKDNFTLCEQFTLIGSGMIWNIYFGVVALMFGFFFATALGVAKASPRRIIRKPAEWFIFVFRGSPLFIQFFFGYFLFLSLKSQFAFFDPFTAAWLGALIVLFCNTSAYAAEIFYGALQSIPKGDVEAADAYGLTGWPRFKRVIWPTMLRLAWPAYTNESIFLFHATTLVFFSGFPAWQQRGDALYYASYFADKTFNPFIPYPILAGYFILLTVIVIGIFGLINRRLSRHLPADRRRKIRLRPNLIR, encoded by the coding sequence ATGAGCTGCCTCCAAACCATTCAAGACTACGGGCTGCGCTCGGTGGGGTACGGCGAGCGGCTGCTCCCGAAAGATAACTTTACTCTATGCGAACAATTCACGCTGATTGGGTCCGGCATGATCTGGAACATCTATTTTGGCGTGGTTGCTTTGATGTTCGGTTTCTTTTTTGCCACGGCCCTTGGTGTGGCCAAAGCCAGTCCGCGTCGGATTATCCGCAAGCCTGCAGAATGGTTCATCTTTGTCTTCCGAGGCTCGCCGCTGTTTATCCAATTCTTCTTTGGGTATTTCCTGTTTCTGTCGCTAAAATCGCAATTTGCATTCTTTGATCCATTCACAGCTGCATGGCTGGGCGCATTGATTGTCCTGTTTTGCAATACATCTGCTTATGCCGCCGAAATCTTCTATGGCGCGCTCCAATCTATCCCAAAAGGCGATGTGGAGGCCGCAGATGCCTACGGTCTGACAGGCTGGCCCCGGTTCAAACGGGTGATCTGGCCCACGATGCTGCGCCTTGCATGGCCCGCTTATACCAACGAGTCGATCTTTTTGTTTCATGCCACAACGCTGGTGTTCTTTTCCGGCTTTCCGGCATGGCAACAGCGCGGCGATGCGCTTTATTACGCCAGCTATTTTGCCGACAAGACGTTTAACCCCTTTATCCCCTACCCGATCTTGGCTGGGTATTTCATTTTGCTGACCGTCATCGTGATTGGCATTTTCGGGCTGATTAACCGACGGTTGAGCCGACACCTCCCCGCAGACCGGCGGCGTAAAATTCGCTTGCGTCCCAATCTGATCAGGTAG
- a CDS encoding ABC transporter permease has translation MFSYCADPSQLEGLTWLSCYLTTGKHMAFYWAVPLVLLLLAITAPVALGFGFAGASAARSQFAPLRWLGKTYIALVRGVPDIAFFLFFVIALDQGIEYLRHKVKCPDWDQPIRQGSDFVVCQVAKMPLGTDPQWVHETYGFAIAVLTFSIVFGAFAANVLFGAMRAVPHAQLETAEAYGMNPRQIFRRVLVPQMWVYALPGLGNLWMVLIKATPLLFLLGIEDIVYWARELGGTKTPRFTDYPHPDWRMWYFLALLVFYLIFTRFSEIVLDRLMRRLTRGQATTGGEAQRKAA, from the coding sequence ATTTTTAGCTACTGCGCCGATCCTTCTCAACTTGAGGGCCTGACTTGGCTCAGCTGCTACCTGACAACGGGCAAGCACATGGCGTTCTACTGGGCGGTGCCGTTGGTGTTGTTGCTGTTGGCCATTACGGCCCCTGTCGCTTTGGGTTTTGGCTTTGCGGGAGCGTCTGCGGCTCGGTCGCAATTTGCTCCTCTGCGCTGGTTGGGCAAGACTTATATCGCGCTGGTGCGCGGCGTGCCCGACATTGCGTTTTTTCTGTTTTTTGTGATCGCCCTGGATCAGGGTATCGAATACCTGCGCCATAAGGTGAAATGCCCAGACTGGGATCAACCCATTCGGCAAGGGAGCGATTTTGTCGTCTGTCAGGTTGCCAAGATGCCATTGGGCACAGACCCACAATGGGTCCACGAGACCTATGGATTTGCGATCGCGGTTCTGACTTTCTCCATTGTTTTCGGGGCTTTCGCAGCAAATGTTCTGTTTGGAGCAATGCGCGCTGTGCCCCATGCGCAGCTTGAGACCGCCGAAGCCTACGGCATGAACCCGCGCCAGATTTTCCGCCGCGTCTTGGTGCCACAGATGTGGGTCTACGCACTGCCCGGCCTTGGTAATTTGTGGATGGTGCTGATCAAGGCCACGCCCCTGCTTTTCTTGCTGGGCATCGAAGATATTGTGTATTGGGCGCGTGAATTGGGTGGCACCAAAACGCCCCGGTTCACCGACTATCCACACCCCGATTGGCGCATGTGGTATTTTCTGGCGCTGCTGGTGTTTTACCTCATCTTCACTCGCTTTTCTGAGATTGTTTTAGACCGCTTGATGCGGCGTTTGACCCGCGGTCAGGCCACAACCGGCGGCGAAGCACAAAGGAAAGCGGCATGA
- a CDS encoding transporter substrate-binding domain-containing protein, which produces MKKLILTTAALALTAGMAFADGHAKTIRMGTEGAYPPYNFLNDAGEVDGFERELGDELCARAELTCEWVTNEWDSIIPNLVSGNYDVIMAGMSITDERDQVIDFSDPYTQPDPSSFLALSADADLTTGVIAAQAGTIQASQIASMEGATLVEFATPEETVAAVKNGEADAVLADRAYLEPIAEADGDLNLVGDDVLLGGGIGLGVRESDAELREKFNAAIQSMKADGTLNVLIEKHLPGSATF; this is translated from the coding sequence ATGAAGAAGCTAATTTTGACGACAGCCGCTCTCGCGCTGACAGCCGGTATGGCTTTCGCCGACGGCCACGCTAAAACCATCCGCATGGGAACAGAGGGCGCATACCCTCCCTATAACTTCCTCAACGACGCGGGCGAAGTTGACGGCTTTGAACGCGAGCTGGGCGATGAGCTGTGCGCCCGCGCCGAACTGACTTGCGAGTGGGTCACCAACGAATGGGATAGCATTATCCCCAACCTCGTTTCCGGCAACTACGACGTCATCATGGCAGGTATGTCGATCACCGATGAGCGCGACCAAGTCATTGATTTCTCTGACCCATACACCCAACCTGATCCTTCTTCGTTCCTGGCGCTGTCTGCGGACGCAGATCTGACGACAGGCGTTATCGCAGCGCAAGCAGGTACAATTCAGGCCAGCCAGATTGCGTCCATGGAAGGGGCTACACTCGTTGAGTTCGCCACGCCCGAAGAAACCGTCGCGGCTGTTAAGAATGGCGAAGCTGATGCGGTTCTGGCGGATCGCGCCTATCTCGAGCCAATCGCCGAAGCCGATGGCGATCTGAACCTTGTAGGCGACGATGTCCTTTTGGGCGGCGGTATTGGCCTTGGCGTTCGCGAAAGCGATGCAGAGCTGCGTGAGAAATTCAACGCCGCCATTCAGTCAATGAAGGCTGACGGCACGCTCAACGTGTTGATTGAAAAGCACCTGCCGGGTTCGGCAACTTTTTGA
- the nthB gene encoding nitrile hydratase subunit beta has translation MSRVHDMGGRFGDGPVIPEAEGEVFHEDWHKRALALTLASGSLGKWNIDISRHARECLAPTDYAAFSYYEKWMAGLADLLVARDVLTREELSGGAVGATDLAEKMLTSAKVPAVLAAGGPSDRPTTTPAQFAPGDAVITRAIAENTLVDGGHTRLPMYGAGARGRILRVHGNHVLPDSSAHGLGDGAEPLYAVVFEASELWAHPEHPRDEVVLDLWQSYLLPQ, from the coding sequence ATGAGCCGCGTCCACGACATGGGCGGTCGGTTTGGCGATGGCCCCGTAATTCCCGAAGCCGAGGGCGAGGTGTTTCACGAGGACTGGCACAAGCGTGCCTTGGCTCTGACACTGGCGTCTGGATCACTGGGCAAATGGAACATCGATATCTCGCGTCATGCCCGCGAATGCCTTGCCCCTACAGATTATGCTGCTTTTTCTTATTACGAAAAATGGATGGCCGGATTGGCCGATCTGCTGGTGGCCCGAGACGTATTGACCCGCGAGGAACTGTCGGGTGGTGCTGTTGGCGCAACCGATCTGGCAGAGAAAATGCTGACCTCCGCAAAGGTTCCGGCTGTTCTGGCCGCTGGCGGCCCATCAGATCGGCCAACCACAACGCCTGCGCAATTTGCGCCCGGTGACGCAGTGATCACCCGTGCCATTGCCGAAAATACGTTGGTTGATGGTGGGCATACGCGCCTGCCGATGTACGGTGCAGGCGCACGCGGTCGCATTCTGCGCGTGCACGGCAACCATGTATTGCCCGACAGCAGTGCTCACGGTCTTGGCGATGGTGCAGAGCCGCTTTATGCTGTGGTTTTTGAAGCATCTGAGCTGTGGGCGCACCCTGAACACCCCCGCGATGAGGTCGTTCTGGACTTGTGGCAAAGCTATTTGTTGCCGCAATGA
- a CDS encoding ABC transporter ATP-binding protein — protein MSNNPPVIEIRDLHKAYGALEVLKGVSVKAPRGHVISLIGSSGSGKSTLLRCCNLLEDSQQGELLFDGEPVSWKGAGHNRRPADAKQVLRIRTNLSMVFQQFNLWAHMSILQNVMEAPVTVLGRPRAEVEDAARGYLDKVGIGDKCDVYPAQLSGGQQQRAAIARALCMEPQALLFDEPTSALDPELEQEVVKVIKNLAAEGRTMMIVTHDMKLAADVSDHVVFLHQGLIEEQGPPETLFGAPKSERLRGFLSATHAA, from the coding sequence GTGTCAAACAACCCACCCGTTATTGAGATCCGCGACCTGCACAAAGCTTATGGCGCGTTGGAGGTCCTCAAGGGCGTCAGCGTTAAGGCCCCACGCGGGCATGTGATTTCGCTGATCGGTTCATCGGGTTCTGGAAAATCGACTCTGCTGCGATGCTGCAACCTGTTAGAAGACAGCCAGCAAGGCGAGCTGCTGTTCGATGGCGAACCGGTGAGTTGGAAGGGTGCAGGCCACAATCGCCGCCCCGCGGATGCAAAACAGGTGCTGCGCATTCGCACAAACCTGTCGATGGTTTTTCAGCAATTCAATCTCTGGGCTCATATGTCGATTCTACAAAACGTGATGGAAGCCCCGGTAACCGTGTTGGGCCGTCCCCGCGCCGAAGTAGAAGACGCCGCGCGCGGATATCTCGACAAGGTGGGTATTGGCGATAAATGCGACGTCTATCCGGCACAATTGTCCGGCGGGCAACAACAACGTGCTGCGATCGCGCGCGCGCTGTGCATGGAGCCGCAGGCGCTGTTGTTTGACGAACCCACATCGGCACTCGACCCTGAATTAGAACAAGAAGTGGTCAAGGTGATCAAAAACCTCGCGGCCGAGGGACGCACCATGATGATCGTAACCCACGATATGAAATTGGCCGCAGATGTTTCGGATCACGTTGTGTTCCTGCATCAAGGTCTTATCGAAGAACAAGGGCCGCCAGAAACGCTGTTTGGCGCACCCAAATCGGAACGACTGCGCGGGTTTCTCTCTGCAACCCACGCCGCGTAA
- a CDS encoding TerB family tellurite resistance protein, with product MLERLFPRRTPDPKPLPQPNAQLALGALLVRVALANREYVVSEVAQIDRILAATFDLKPLEAAKLRATCEALERHAPGTPEFAVILRDEIDYAHRKALADAMWSVALADGKRDDAEETQLFAIETALGLSEADITCARQKALSRKSGL from the coding sequence ATGTTAGAGCGTCTATTCCCCCGCCGCACCCCGGACCCGAAACCCCTACCCCAGCCAAATGCGCAGCTCGCACTTGGCGCGCTCTTGGTACGCGTGGCGTTGGCGAACCGAGAATATGTCGTTTCAGAAGTGGCGCAGATTGATCGTATCCTAGCGGCAACTTTCGACCTGAAGCCTCTGGAGGCTGCAAAACTACGCGCCACTTGCGAAGCACTGGAACGACACGCGCCCGGCACACCAGAATTTGCCGTGATTTTGCGCGACGAGATCGATTATGCCCACCGCAAAGCCTTGGCGGATGCCATGTGGTCCGTGGCTTTGGCTGACGGTAAGCGTGACGATGCGGAGGAAACGCAGCTTTTTGCAATTGAAACAGCCCTAGGCTTGAGCGAAGCTGACATCACCTGCGCACGGCAAAAGGCGCTCAGCCGTAAATCGGGTTTGTGA
- the rlmJ gene encoding 23S rRNA (adenine(2030)-N(6))-methyltransferase RlmJ produces MLSYQHSYHAGNLADVHKHSLLAWMLAYLTRKDKPLSYLETHSGRAIYDLMDDAAVKTGEAAQGIKRANGWFDADHPYAEVLAQTRETYGPEAYPGSPSIAAQLLRPSDTLHLAELHPQEHAALDLAMSPYDAKCYRRDGFDMAYAVCPPTPRRGLMLIDPSYEIKTDYADMPRHITRLHRAWNVGIIALWYPILTNGAHEPMLRSLLDSKLEALHHEVRFAPARPGHGMVGSGLFVVNPPYGLDVEAKRIGAFFKRHAL; encoded by the coding sequence ATGCTCAGCTACCAGCACAGCTACCACGCCGGAAACCTCGCGGATGTTCACAAACACAGCCTGCTTGCGTGGATGCTGGCCTATCTGACGCGCAAAGATAAACCGCTCAGCTATCTTGAGACGCATTCGGGCCGCGCGATCTATGATTTGATGGATGATGCAGCCGTCAAGACCGGTGAGGCCGCACAGGGCATCAAGCGGGCAAACGGCTGGTTTGACGCTGATCACCCTTATGCTGAGGTGTTGGCCCAAACCCGCGAAACCTATGGACCAGAGGCATACCCCGGATCACCCAGCATTGCCGCGCAGCTTTTGCGCCCCAGCGACACCTTGCATTTGGCCGAGTTGCACCCCCAAGAGCACGCCGCCCTTGATCTGGCAATGTCGCCCTATGACGCGAAATGCTACCGCCGGGATGGGTTTGATATGGCCTATGCCGTCTGCCCGCCAACGCCACGGCGTGGGCTGATGCTGATTGATCCCAGTTATGAAATTAAGACTGATTATGCAGATATGCCGCGCCACATCACGCGGCTGCACCGGGCATGGAACGTCGGCATTATAGCGTTGTGGTATCCAATCCTGACGAATGGCGCGCACGAGCCGATGCTGCGTTCCTTGCTAGACAGCAAACTCGAGGCGTTGCACCATGAGGTCCGCTTTGCCCCCGCGCGTCCCGGGCACGGGATGGTAGGATCGGGCCTTTTTGTGGTGAATCCACCCTACGGTCTGGACGTTGAGGCAAAAAGGATCGGCGCGTTTTTTAAACGCCACGCTTTGTAA
- a CDS encoding TerB family tellurite resistance protein has product MFADFLKRLTEPAPAPLADTDARLALTALLVRIARADNDYSANEKQRIDDIITARYGLSGAERDALRADAEVLEAEAPDTVRFTRAVKDAIPYDARLGVIEAMWSVVLADGQRANEEDAVLRLVANLLGVTDIDSAQARRRIES; this is encoded by the coding sequence ATGTTTGCAGATTTCCTTAAGCGGCTAACAGAGCCTGCTCCCGCCCCCCTCGCCGATACCGACGCACGTCTAGCGCTGACCGCGTTGTTGGTGCGAATCGCGCGTGCCGATAATGACTACAGCGCCAACGAAAAGCAGCGCATCGATGACATTATCACCGCACGCTACGGTCTATCTGGTGCTGAGCGGGACGCCTTGCGCGCGGATGCTGAGGTGCTTGAGGCTGAGGCCCCTGATACCGTCCGTTTCACCCGCGCTGTCAAAGATGCCATACCATATGATGCGCGTCTTGGCGTGATTGAGGCGATGTGGAGCGTTGTTTTGGCTGATGGGCAACGTGCTAACGAAGAAGACGCCGTGTTGCGGCTTGTTGCGAACCTTTTGGGTGTGACCGACATCGACAGCGCACAAGCGCGCCGCCGTATAGAAAGCTGA
- a CDS encoding nitrile hydratase accessory protein translates to MSTPEPVFEAPWHAQVFALTVHLNEAGHFDWSTWATRFGATLAQNGLTKELNGGDDYFTAWLETLEAFLADANIATPQAVEQFRSAWERAYLRTPHGAPVHLGD, encoded by the coding sequence ATGAGCACACCCGAACCCGTCTTTGAAGCACCCTGGCACGCGCAGGTTTTTGCACTGACGGTGCACCTGAACGAGGCCGGTCATTTTGACTGGAGCACGTGGGCCACGCGCTTTGGGGCGACGCTTGCGCAGAACGGTCTGACAAAAGAGCTTAATGGTGGGGACGACTATTTCACGGCTTGGCTCGAAACGCTTGAAGCTTTTCTTGCAGACGCAAATATTGCGACGCCGCAAGCCGTTGAGCAATTCCGCAGTGCATGGGAACGCGCCTATTTACGCACGCCGCACGGCGCGCCCGTTCATTTAGGCGACTGA
- a CDS encoding DUF6524 family protein, giving the protein MGFILRWLCAFLLLAATFNPTEFNYVKWVRDYGDMNISLALLLGLLLLIGYIVYLRATLRSIGGLGMLLVLALVSAGLWVLYDFGVLRLDNSNFNVWLGLTALSFVLGIGLSWSIVRRAVSGQADVDDLDA; this is encoded by the coding sequence ATGGGCTTTATCCTGCGTTGGCTTTGCGCCTTTTTACTGCTGGCTGCGACGTTCAATCCGACGGAATTCAACTACGTCAAATGGGTCCGCGACTATGGCGACATGAACATATCTCTGGCATTGCTTTTGGGGTTGTTGCTGTTGATCGGCTACATCGTTTACCTGCGCGCCACGCTTCGCAGCATCGGTGGGCTGGGGATGCTCTTGGTGCTGGCATTGGTGTCGGCAGGCCTTTGGGTGTTGTATGATTTTGGTGTGCTCAGGCTCGATAACTCCAACTTTAATGTATGGTTGGGTTTGACGGCGCTGAGTTTCGTTCTGGGCATTGGGCTCAGCTGGAGCATCGTACGGCGCGCCGTTTCAGGACAAGCAGATGTGGATGATTTAGATGCGTAA
- the secG gene encoding preprotein translocase subunit SecG, which produces MENVVLIIHIFLAIALIGAVLLQRSEGGGLGMGGGGAASGRAPATAMGKVTWVLAAAFIVTSMSLTIIAAQKSAGSSVLDRLSDTPPAQNEITAPAAPDGDNLLPPAQGDNAPLVPTAD; this is translated from the coding sequence ATGGAAAACGTCGTTCTGATCATCCACATCTTCCTCGCAATCGCGCTGATCGGTGCAGTTTTGCTTCAACGCTCGGAAGGGGGCGGCTTGGGTATGGGTGGCGGTGGTGCTGCATCTGGCCGGGCACCGGCAACAGCGATGGGCAAAGTGACTTGGGTCCTGGCCGCAGCGTTTATCGTAACGTCGATGTCGCTAACCATCATTGCTGCTCAGAAATCTGCAGGAAGCTCAGTCCTTGATCGACTGAGTGATACGCCGCCTGCTCAAAATGAGATCACGGCACCAGCGGCACCTGACGGGGACAATCTTCTGCCCCCCGCCCAAGGCGACAACGCGCCACTCGTCCCGACAGCGGATTAA
- the nthA gene encoding nitrile hydratase subunit alpha, giving the protein MPHDSHDHDHPHTLLPPDPALRIKALETILTQKGLVDPAALDVIIDTYETKIGPRNGAAVVAKAWVDPDFHAHLLSDATAAVSNLGFYGRQGEHMVAVENTPTTHNIVVCTLCSCYPWPLLGIPPTWYKSDAYRARVVREPRKVLADFGVALGPDMAVRVWDSTAEVRYLVIPMRPTGTDGWSEEALADIVTRDSMIGTGVVNAQ; this is encoded by the coding sequence ATGCCCCATGATAGCCATGACCACGATCACCCCCATACGTTGTTGCCACCTGATCCCGCCCTGCGGATCAAGGCTTTGGAGACGATTCTAACTCAAAAGGGTCTGGTTGATCCTGCCGCCCTTGATGTGATCATCGACACCTACGAGACCAAAATCGGGCCACGTAACGGTGCCGCCGTTGTCGCCAAGGCATGGGTTGATCCAGATTTCCATGCTCATCTGTTGAGTGACGCTACCGCAGCCGTGTCCAACTTGGGGTTTTACGGACGTCAGGGCGAACACATGGTCGCGGTGGAAAACACACCTACCACGCATAATATTGTCGTTTGCACTCTGTGCAGTTGCTATCCATGGCCACTTTTGGGCATTCCGCCGACATGGTACAAATCGGATGCATACCGCGCCCGCGTTGTGCGTGAGCCGCGCAAAGTACTGGCAGATTTCGGCGTAGCATTGGGCCCTGATATGGCGGTACGTGTTTGGGATTCGACCGCAGAGGTGCGATATCTGGTGATCCCGATGCGCCCCACTGGCACAGACGGTTGGAGCGAAGAGGCGCTGGCCGACATTGTGACCCGCGACAGTATGATCGGCACTGGTGTGGTAAACGCACAATGA
- a CDS encoding CTP synthase codes for MARYIFITGGVVSSLGKGLASAALGALLQARGFSVRLRKLDPYLNVDPGTMSPFEHGEVFVTDDGAETDLDLGHYERFTGVAARKTDSISSGRVYSTVLEKERRGDYLGKTIQVIPHVTNEIKDFIGIGDDEVDFMLCEIGGTVGDIEGLPFFEAIRQFAHDKPRGQCIFMHLTLLPYLAASGELKTKPTQHSVKELQSIGIAPDILVCRSEHPIPEKEREKIALFCNVRKESVVAAYDLETIYDAPLAYHAQGLDQAVLDAFQISPAPKPDLSVWRDVSDRVHNPEGLVKVAIVGKYTQLEDAYKSIAEALTHGGMANRVKVKVEWVDAEIFDKSPDPAPHLAGFHAILVPGGFGERGTEGKIKAAQYAREHKVPYLGICLGMQMAVIEAARNVAGLTTAGSEEFDHEAGKKRFEPVVYHLKEWVQGNHKVERKVEDDKGGTMRLGAYDATLKEGSRVAEIYGSTSIDERHRHRYEVDIAYRTQLEKAGLVFSGMSPDGKLPEIVEWSDHPWFIGVQFHPELKSKPFAPHPLFKDFVRAAKEMSRLV; via the coding sequence ATGGCACGCTATATTTTCATCACCGGTGGTGTGGTTTCTTCGCTTGGCAAGGGACTGGCTTCGGCGGCCCTTGGGGCGCTTTTACAAGCACGTGGCTTTTCGGTGCGACTCCGCAAGCTTGATCCCTACCTCAACGTTGATCCCGGCACGATGAGCCCCTTTGAGCATGGCGAAGTCTTTGTGACAGACGACGGCGCTGAAACGGATCTTGATCTGGGCCATTACGAGCGATTCACTGGCGTTGCCGCGCGCAAGACCGATTCCATCTCTTCGGGTCGGGTTTATTCCACCGTGCTGGAAAAAGAACGCCGCGGCGATTACCTCGGCAAGACCATTCAGGTGATCCCGCATGTCACCAACGAGATCAAAGATTTCATTGGTATCGGCGATGACGAAGTTGATTTCATGCTGTGCGAAATTGGCGGCACGGTCGGCGACATCGAAGGTTTACCGTTCTTTGAAGCGATCCGCCAGTTTGCCCATGACAAGCCACGCGGCCAATGCATCTTCATGCACCTGACGCTCCTGCCCTATCTCGCGGCCAGTGGCGAGCTAAAGACAAAACCCACCCAACACTCCGTAAAAGAGCTGCAAAGTATTGGCATCGCGCCTGATATTTTGGTGTGCCGGTCTGAGCATCCGATCCCGGAAAAAGAACGCGAAAAGATTGCGCTCTTTTGTAACGTCCGCAAAGAATCTGTTGTGGCGGCTTACGATCTGGAAACCATTTACGATGCACCGCTCGCCTATCACGCCCAAGGGTTGGATCAGGCGGTTCTGGACGCCTTTCAAATCTCACCGGCCCCTAAACCAGATCTGTCGGTTTGGCGCGACGTATCGGACCGGGTACATAACCCCGAAGGCCTCGTAAAAGTTGCCATTGTTGGCAAATACACCCAACTCGAAGACGCCTATAAATCCATTGCAGAGGCCCTGACCCATGGTGGGATGGCCAACCGCGTCAAAGTTAAAGTTGAGTGGGTCGACGCAGAGATTTTCGACAAATCCCCTGATCCTGCCCCCCACCTTGCTGGGTTCCATGCGATCCTCGTCCCTGGTGGCTTTGGCGAGCGCGGTACAGAAGGCAAAATCAAAGCTGCGCAATACGCCCGCGAACACAAGGTGCCTTACTTGGGCATTTGCCTGGGCATGCAAATGGCGGTCATCGAAGCGGCACGTAATGTTGCAGGCCTGACCACCGCAGGCTCAGAAGAATTTGATCATGAAGCGGGGAAAAAGCGCTTTGAACCAGTTGTTTACCACCTCAAGGAATGGGTGCAGGGCAACCACAAAGTTGAGCGCAAGGTCGAGGACGACAAAGGCGGCACCATGCGTCTAGGCGCGTATGACGCGACGCTCAAAGAAGGATCGAGGGTCGCAGAGATCTACGGCTCCACCTCAATAGACGAACGCCACCGCCACCGTTACGAGGTCGATATCGCCTACCGCACACAGCTCGAAAAGGCCGGTTTGGTGTTTTCAGGCATGTCACCAGATGGCAAGTTGCCAGAGATCGTGGAATGGTCCGATCACCCTTGGTTTATTGGCGTACAGTTCCACCCCGAGCTTAAATCCAAGCCATTTGCCCCGCATCCCCTTTTCAAGGATTTTGTGCGTGCAGCCAAGGAAATGTCCCGACTGGTCTAA
- a CDS encoding DUF1330 domain-containing protein: MPKGYWIANVDVRDAQVYDKYRAANAKPFAEFGAKFLVRAGTQQVREGQMNARTVVIEFPSYADAVACYESASYQTAKEIRQIAAEGSLIIIEGYDS; the protein is encoded by the coding sequence ATGCCTAAAGGTTACTGGATCGCAAATGTGGATGTGCGCGACGCGCAGGTCTACGATAAATACCGCGCAGCCAATGCCAAACCCTTTGCTGAATTTGGCGCAAAGTTTTTGGTGCGTGCAGGGACACAACAGGTGCGCGAAGGCCAGATGAACGCCCGAACTGTTGTGATCGAATTCCCCAGCTACGCTGACGCGGTGGCCTGCTATGAGAGTGCGAGCTACCAGACGGCAAAGGAAATCAGGCAAATTGCTGCGGAAGGCAGCTTGATTATTATCGAAGGCTACGATTCGTAA